In Gemmatimonadota bacterium, a single genomic region encodes these proteins:
- a CDS encoding DUF4212 domain-containing protein has translation MRRYWRANIRIMALLLGLWALAGLGAGILFADTLNAYRISGTGFPLGFWFAHQGSIIVFVLLILAYCLYMNRLDNRHRRELETTRQEG, from the coding sequence CTGCGCCGCTACTGGCGGGCGAACATACGGATCATGGCCTTGTTGCTCGGGCTGTGGGCCCTGGCCGGACTGGGGGCCGGCATCCTGTTCGCAGACACGCTCAACGCGTATCGCATATCCGGCACAGGCTTTCCCCTGGGGTTCTGGTTCGCTCACCAGGGCAGCATCATCGTGTTCGTGCTGCTCATACTGGCCTACTGCCTGTACATGAATCGCCTGGACAACCGGCATCGCCGGGAACTCGAAACCACCAGACAGGAAGGGTAG
- a CDS encoding Rne/Rng family ribonuclease, whose translation MRKDIVVETATHETRIAMLEDNHLVELLVERPEHERVVGNICKGVVTAVIPSIQAAFVDIGMDKAAFLQASDVTGGADWIDFDDDENQDSGSGRGRDREYRIQEMVKEGQEIVVQITKESIGTKGPRVTSQISLPGRFLVVVPHANYVGVSRRIDDWSEKRRLRDLARMLKSDDCGVIVRTAALGKSDSELKNDLKQLTRTWRNIEKQVGKTPAPAMIHKDVEMTSGMIRDLFTPDIDSVIIDSKPVYKEILAYLKGVAPQLRERVHMYDGTAPVFDAYGIENEIGKALHRKVWLKNGGYILIEPTEALVTIDVNSGRYAGSRGHEETVFQTNLEACAEVARQLRLRDIGGIIVIDFIDMEDRGNRRQVHQEMERAMSHDRARTRMSKEISEFGLIEMTRQRIRPSLLFTFSEACPVCDGTGRIMSRITMVTQIGRWLKRARPGLRERKLKLKVHPTVALSLNENGQEKLVNLQDEYKMQLQVEEDPFLHVEEFRVFSGKRDLDVTDEFK comes from the coding sequence TTGCGGAAAGATATCGTAGTTGAAACGGCCACGCATGAAACGCGTATCGCCATGCTCGAAGACAATCATCTCGTCGAGCTTCTGGTCGAACGCCCGGAACACGAACGCGTGGTCGGGAATATCTGCAAGGGCGTTGTAACAGCGGTCATACCGAGCATACAGGCGGCCTTTGTGGATATCGGAATGGACAAGGCGGCCTTCCTGCAGGCATCGGACGTCACCGGGGGGGCCGACTGGATAGATTTTGACGACGACGAGAATCAGGATTCCGGATCGGGCCGGGGCAGGGACCGGGAGTACCGGATCCAGGAGATGGTCAAGGAAGGCCAGGAAATCGTCGTCCAGATCACGAAGGAGTCCATAGGCACCAAGGGACCGCGGGTCACCTCTCAGATTTCTCTGCCGGGGAGGTTTCTCGTGGTGGTTCCTCATGCCAATTACGTCGGCGTTTCGCGACGGATCGACGACTGGAGCGAAAAGCGCAGGCTGAGAGACCTGGCGAGAATGCTCAAATCCGACGACTGCGGGGTCATCGTGCGGACCGCCGCTCTCGGAAAATCGGATTCCGAGTTGAAGAACGATCTGAAGCAATTGACCAGGACGTGGCGGAACATAGAGAAACAGGTCGGGAAAACACCTGCTCCCGCCATGATCCACAAGGACGTCGAGATGACGTCCGGGATGATACGCGACCTGTTCACGCCCGACATCGACAGCGTGATCATCGATTCGAAGCCGGTGTACAAGGAGATCTTGGCGTACCTCAAGGGGGTGGCCCCCCAACTTCGCGAACGCGTCCACATGTACGACGGGACGGCACCGGTGTTCGACGCCTACGGGATCGAGAACGAAATCGGCAAGGCGCTGCACCGGAAGGTCTGGCTGAAGAACGGCGGATACATCCTCATCGAACCGACCGAAGCCCTGGTTACGATAGACGTGAATTCGGGGCGGTACGCGGGATCCAGGGGGCACGAGGAAACCGTGTTCCAGACCAATCTGGAAGCTTGCGCGGAGGTCGCGCGGCAGCTTCGACTCAGGGATATCGGGGGCATTATCGTCATCGACTTCATCGATATGGAAGATCGCGGAAACCGGCGGCAGGTGCACCAGGAGATGGAGCGGGCCATGTCCCACGACCGCGCGAGGACGCGCATGTCCAAGGAGATCAGCGAATTCGGACTGATCGAAATGACCCGCCAGCGGATTCGTCCGAGCCTGCTGTTCACCTTCAGCGAAGCGTGCCCGGTGTGCGACGGAACGGGACGAATCATGTCGCGCATCACCATGGTGACCCAGATAGGCCGGTGGCTGAAGCGGGCCAGGCCGGGGTTGAGAGAACGGAAACTCAAGCTCAAGGTACATCCCACCGTGGCATTGAGTCTGAACGAAAACGGCCAGGAGAAACTGGTGAACCTGCAGGACGAATACAAGATGCAACTTCAGGTCGAGGAAGATCCGTTTCTGCACGTGGAAGAGTTTCGCGTGTTTTCGGGTAAACGGGACCTGGACGTAACCGACGAGTTCAAGTAA
- the rplU gene encoding 50S ribosomal protein L21 codes for MYAVIRSGDQQFSVNEGDTIEVEKIAAEVGDEITIDQVLLLGGGETLVGTPTVAGATVTARVTEQGRHPKIVVFKMKRRKNYRRKRGHRQPYTALEITGINYDPSAAN; via the coding sequence ATGTACGCTGTCATCAGATCGGGCGATCAGCAGTTCAGTGTCAACGAAGGGGACACGATCGAGGTCGAGAAGATCGCCGCCGAAGTGGGAGACGAGATCACCATCGACCAGGTGCTGCTCCTGGGCGGCGGAGAGACGCTGGTCGGTACGCCGACGGTGGCCGGCGCCACCGTGACGGCCAGGGTAACGGAGCAGGGGCGTCATCCTAAGATCGTGGTGTTCAAGATGAAGCGCCGTAAGAACTACCGCCGGAAGAGAGGGCACAGGCAGCCTTATACCGCCCTTGAAATAACCGGTATCAACTACGATCCAAGCGCAGCGAACTGA
- a CDS encoding glycosyltransferase family 9 protein produces the protein MMWYPIEKRFKTRVLKWLASHPLGKRRTPPGAIDPDGIRRILIIRQHDQFGDFLLTTPAIYALRTRFPDAHLSLVIRAYLSPVARGNPDVDEVLVFHESGWRWRPRDIGSFVGLMRDPVDLAVVFNTVSHSFSSDLIAWLSGAPVVMGPATPTFDHLDHNPFYTINVPVDPEPRHQIQRNLDVVRHIGADTDDLSYRYVMSEEEQTGGREVIESLAGGPGKPRGPVVAVHFGTGDVRKRYPVGQLARVCDELADRFPVRIVVIPAPGEDDLLRTFREATSTPAHSAPPLSLREVAGVIHAADLLVCNDTGVLHLAAAVKTPTLSFHATSDPACWKPPGTRHRAFYAESQRIDEIPPDRVCREIIAMLADSHGAEQDGIIRV, from the coding sequence ATGATGTGGTATCCTATCGAGAAGCGTTTCAAGACCCGGGTACTCAAATGGCTGGCCAGCCACCCCCTGGGGAAACGCCGTACGCCGCCCGGGGCGATCGACCCGGACGGCATCAGGCGGATCCTGATCATCCGGCAACACGATCAGTTCGGCGATTTCCTGCTGACCACCCCCGCGATCTACGCGCTACGGACGCGGTTTCCGGACGCCCACCTGTCCCTGGTGATCCGCGCCTACCTGTCCCCCGTGGCCCGGGGAAATCCGGACGTGGACGAAGTACTGGTCTTCCACGAATCCGGCTGGAGATGGCGGCCCCGGGACATCGGGTCCTTCGTCGGCCTGATGCGTGATCCCGTCGACCTGGCGGTCGTGTTCAATACGGTCTCCCACTCCTTTTCGAGCGACCTCATCGCCTGGCTGTCCGGCGCTCCGGTGGTCATGGGGCCTGCCACCCCCACTTTCGATCATCTCGATCATAATCCGTTCTACACGATTAACGTACCCGTGGATCCCGAACCCAGGCACCAGATCCAGCGCAACCTGGACGTGGTGCGGCACATCGGTGCGGATACGGACGATCTTTCCTACCGGTACGTCATGTCCGAGGAGGAACAGACCGGAGGCCGCGAGGTAATCGAAAGCCTGGCGGGAGGCCCCGGAAAGCCCCGCGGACCCGTGGTCGCCGTCCATTTCGGTACCGGGGACGTGAGAAAAAGATACCCCGTCGGACAACTGGCCCGCGTCTGCGATGAACTGGCCGACCGCTTCCCGGTGCGGATCGTGGTCATACCGGCGCCGGGTGAAGATGATTTGCTGCGTACGTTCCGAGAAGCTACATCGACCCCGGCGCACAGCGCGCCGCCCCTGTCGCTGCGAGAGGTCGCGGGCGTGATCCACGCCGCGGATCTGCTCGTATGCAACGATACCGGCGTGCTCCACCTGGCCGCCGCCGTGAAGACGCCCACCCTGTCCTTCCACGCCACCAGCGATCCGGCCTGCTGGAAACCGCCCGGCACTCGGCACCGCGCCTTTTACGCGGAAAGTCAACGGATCGACGAGATCCCGCCGGACCGGGTGTGCCGCGAAATCATCGCCATGCTGGCTGATTCCCACGGCGCCGAACAGGACGGGATAATCCGGGTCTGA
- a CDS encoding glycosyltransferase family 2 protein: MAQGKRCSIVIPTWNAGPLVERCLRALKDHGEADRAEIVVVDDGGTDDTASRIRAACPDSVLVRHDENRGFAAACNTGVSRASHEVVVLLNNDVIATGPFLDPLLSHFRDERVFAVNARVYQAGDGRPGGGLVRGTMHCGLLRLRWAERESQREAGGLTLYANGAAMAVSRDKYLALGGFDTLYAPFYSEDLDLSYRAYLRGWTVRYEPESRVDHDHGATIGSRHDQALIDRVSMRNRILFVWRNVRDGRYLVQHAFWMVARFLGAVLKGDLTFPGALADAARLRDAVMTRRRSDPDPVVSDREILRSTSRWAARDDAGPARENRNGARDRRTSARKPDDA, from the coding sequence ATGGCACAGGGCAAGCGATGCAGTATCGTGATTCCGACGTGGAACGCGGGTCCTCTGGTCGAAAGGTGCCTGCGCGCGCTGAAAGATCACGGGGAAGCGGACCGGGCGGAGATCGTCGTCGTCGACGATGGCGGCACGGACGACACCGCCTCAAGGATACGGGCTGCCTGTCCGGATTCGGTCCTGGTGAGGCACGATGAGAACAGGGGTTTCGCCGCGGCGTGCAACACGGGCGTGTCCCGGGCTTCGCACGAGGTCGTGGTCCTGCTCAACAACGACGTCATCGCGACCGGGCCGTTCTTGGACCCGCTCCTGTCGCACTTCCGCGACGAGCGGGTGTTCGCCGTCAATGCCCGGGTCTACCAGGCCGGGGACGGCCGTCCCGGCGGTGGGCTGGTGCGGGGTACCATGCACTGCGGGCTGCTTCGGCTCAGGTGGGCCGAGCGGGAGTCCCAGAGAGAAGCCGGTGGGCTGACGTTGTACGCCAACGGGGCCGCCATGGCGGTCTCCCGGGACAAGTACCTGGCGCTGGGTGGATTCGACACGCTGTACGCCCCCTTCTACTCGGAAGACCTGGACCTGTCCTACCGCGCGTACCTCCGGGGCTGGACCGTGCGCTACGAACCGGAAAGCCGGGTTGACCACGACCACGGCGCGACGATCGGCTCCCGGCACGACCAGGCCCTCATCGACCGCGTCAGCATGAGAAACCGGATCCTGTTCGTGTGGCGCAACGTGCGGGACGGGCGTTACCTGGTCCAACATGCCTTCTGGATGGTCGCGCGGTTTCTCGGTGCGGTGTTGAAGGGCGACCTGACTTTTCCGGGCGCGCTGGCGGACGCGGCGCGCCTCAGGGATGCGGTGATGACGCGGCGGCGGTCCGACCCGGATCCCGTCGTATCCGACCGCGAGATTCTGCGGTCGACATCCCGTTGGGCGGCGCGCGACGACGCTGGACCGGCGCGCGAAAACCGGAACGGCGCGCGAGACCGCCGGACCAGTGCGCGAAAACCGGACGACGCGTGA
- a CDS encoding glycosyltransferase family 9 protein — protein sequence MEAPEAKRILLSRLRFIGDVVLTTPVIRALKRQYPEAGLYYLAEAGPAAVLAHNPHLEEVIVLPDELLPARSVLTRCREQARFLRSLRQRRFDLAIDLFGNPRSALLTLATGARYRVGYDVRGRGRAYNVKIRRSASPRAVDACLDAIRTIGVPADDDRTEVHFSAEDANWAESWLVERGIDGTRPTVALNPGASWPAKTWSVERFAELARGLIEELNVTVLLVAGPGQWETMAGLNAWSGHVCPVVETDSLTRLAALIRRCDLYVANDCGPMHIAVAVGTPTIGLFGPSRPEIWFPYPNADGHVALRAETDTCCGRDYCIRPTPCIESISPRTVLETAASALGRST from the coding sequence ATGGAAGCTCCCGAAGCAAAACGGATCCTCCTTTCCCGGTTGCGGTTCATCGGCGACGTGGTACTTACCACGCCGGTGATCAGGGCGCTGAAGCGGCAGTACCCGGAAGCGGGCCTGTACTACCTGGCGGAGGCGGGACCCGCGGCGGTCCTCGCCCACAACCCCCACCTGGAGGAGGTGATCGTGCTGCCGGACGAACTCCTTCCGGCCCGGTCCGTCCTGACCCGGTGCCGGGAACAGGCACGTTTTCTCCGTTCCCTGCGGCAGCGGCGATTCGACCTGGCGATCGATCTCTTCGGGAATCCGCGTAGCGCGCTGTTGACCCTGGCCACGGGGGCCAGGTACCGGGTCGGCTACGATGTGCGGGGACGGGGCAGGGCGTACAATGTCAAAATCAGGCGGTCGGCTTCCCCTCGGGCAGTGGATGCCTGCCTGGACGCCATCCGCACGATCGGCGTTCCCGCGGATGATGACCGCACCGAAGTCCATTTCTCCGCCGAAGACGCGAATTGGGCCGAATCCTGGCTGGTGGAGCGGGGAATCGACGGCACGCGCCCGACAGTCGCACTGAACCCCGGCGCCAGCTGGCCGGCCAAGACCTGGAGCGTGGAGCGGTTCGCCGAACTGGCCCGGGGACTGATCGAGGAATTGAACGTCACGGTCCTGCTGGTCGCGGGACCCGGGCAGTGGGAGACCATGGCCGGTTTGAACGCGTGGTCGGGCCATGTCTGTCCCGTCGTGGAAACCGATTCACTCACCCGGCTGGCGGCGTTGATTCGCCGTTGCGATCTGTACGTTGCCAATGACTGCGGTCCGATGCATATCGCCGTCGCCGTGGGTACGCCCACGATCGGCCTCTTCGGTCCGAGCCGTCCGGAAATCTGGTTTCCCTACCCCAATGCGGACGGGCACGTGGCATTGCGGGCGGAAACGGACACCTGCTGCGGCCGCGATTACTGCATCAGGCCGACGCCGTGCATCGAATCGATATCGCCGCGTACAGTGCTCGAGACCGCCGCGTCCGCGCTCGGGCGGTCCACTTAG
- a CDS encoding glycosyltransferase family 2 protein, with translation MQSLSVVVITYNEERKLRRCLEPVSWADDIVVVDSFSTDATLEIAGNYTGRVFQRAWPGFAGQRNFGMEQARGDWILFLDADEYVTGGLEERIRNLLRDGGDYDAYKIHRLEHFLGFPIRHGTLNPSYQPRLMRKGKGYWMGGAHAHIELNAHGELGLIHEDLYHDSHNTLSDFISRINQYSSVDAGERIEAGQRVGRLRLVLSPLGMAWKCYIVKGAYRDGFPGLLFSLCMGIYSFLRLVKVWQRESAAEDGTERRERSSA, from the coding sequence ATGCAATCGCTGTCCGTCGTCGTAATCACGTACAATGAGGAGCGGAAGCTCCGGCGGTGCCTGGAACCGGTTTCCTGGGCCGATGACATCGTCGTGGTCGACAGCTTCAGTACCGACGCCACGTTGGAAATCGCGGGAAACTACACCGGCCGCGTGTTTCAGCGGGCGTGGCCGGGCTTCGCCGGCCAGCGAAACTTCGGCATGGAGCAGGCCCGCGGGGACTGGATCCTCTTTCTCGACGCCGACGAATACGTCACCGGCGGTCTCGAAGAGCGAATCCGCAACCTGCTGCGGGACGGCGGGGACTACGACGCGTACAAGATCCACCGGCTGGAACACTTCCTTGGGTTTCCCATACGGCACGGGACCCTGAACCCCAGCTACCAGCCCCGGCTGATGAGAAAGGGGAAGGGGTACTGGATGGGGGGCGCCCACGCGCACATCGAGCTAAACGCTCACGGCGAGCTGGGGCTCATCCACGAAGACCTCTACCACGATTCGCACAACACGCTCTCCGATTTCATCTCCCGGATCAACCAGTACAGTTCGGTGGACGCCGGAGAGCGCATAGAGGCGGGCCAGCGCGTGGGACGTCTGCGCCTGGTGCTTTCTCCCCTCGGGATGGCCTGGAAGTGCTACATCGTGAAGGGGGCGTACAGGGACGGTTTTCCCGGTCTTCTCTTCAGCCTGTGCATGGGGATCTACTCGTTCCTGAGGCTGGTCAAGGTATGGCAGCGTGAATCCGCGGCGGAGGACGGGACGGAACGCCGGGAGCGGTCCTCCGCGTGA
- a CDS encoding cation acetate symporter produces the protein MSVQAWTYFFVALSFGLYLFIAWRTRVRDTRGFYVAGRGVPAAANGMATAADWMSAASFISMAGLISTMGYAGGVYLMGWTGGYVLLALLLAPYLRKFGHYTVPDFVGDRYASDLARVVAVSCAIFISFTYVAGQMRGVGVVFSRFLEVDIHIGVIIGMAIVFIYATLGGMKGITWTQVAQYWVLITAFLIPAIAISIKLTGSPLPQAGLGSTLEPSIAGETGVYLLEKLNQIQADLGFSSYTATFVGGWDKVNVFCVALALMVGTAGLPHVLVRFYTVKSVKAARWSAFWALLFISLLYLTAPATAAFARYYMIDSLNGKTVQELPSWFENWEKTGLILWMDDGDGVMRYSAGDDNEIFRGGSLSHTELSSIQVDHQSWLDSDGAEGADGRTALRARGLSGPDRDIIVLATPEMAELASWIIALVAAGGLAAALSTASGLLLVISSSVSHDLYYRVLRPNASESQRLSVGRSVIGVAVIVAGVFGIYPPGFVSQVVAFAFGLAAASFFPAIVLGIFSKRVGTIPAVCGILAGIGFTAFYIIACVFFGMETWTFGLFANGISPQGIGTIGMLINFAVTLSLTPLFPRPGREIEAMIDSVREPEDAGPAVMIEAAPEH, from the coding sequence ATGTCGGTACAGGCTTGGACCTATTTCTTCGTAGCCCTCTCTTTCGGCCTCTACCTCTTTATCGCGTGGCGGACCCGGGTCCGGGACACCCGGGGCTTCTACGTGGCCGGGCGGGGCGTGCCCGCGGCGGCCAACGGCATGGCCACGGCCGCCGACTGGATGAGCGCGGCTTCCTTTATTTCCATGGCCGGCCTGATTTCCACCATGGGGTACGCCGGCGGCGTCTACCTCATGGGCTGGACGGGCGGCTACGTGCTGCTGGCGCTGCTGCTCGCCCCGTACCTGCGGAAATTCGGCCACTACACCGTGCCGGATTTCGTGGGCGACCGTTACGCGTCGGACCTGGCGCGCGTGGTGGCCGTCTCGTGTGCCATTTTCATCAGCTTTACCTACGTGGCGGGGCAGATGCGCGGCGTGGGCGTCGTCTTCAGCCGGTTCCTCGAAGTGGACATTCATATCGGCGTCATCATCGGGATGGCCATTGTCTTCATCTACGCCACGCTCGGGGGAATGAAGGGCATCACGTGGACCCAGGTCGCCCAGTACTGGGTGCTCATCACCGCGTTTCTCATCCCCGCAATCGCCATCAGCATCAAGCTCACGGGCAGCCCCCTGCCGCAGGCGGGACTCGGCAGCACGCTGGAGCCTTCGATCGCGGGCGAGACGGGCGTATACCTGCTGGAGAAGCTCAACCAGATACAGGCCGACCTGGGGTTCAGCAGCTACACGGCCACCTTCGTGGGAGGGTGGGACAAGGTCAACGTATTCTGCGTGGCCCTCGCCCTCATGGTGGGCACGGCGGGCCTGCCCCACGTGCTCGTCCGGTTCTATACCGTCAAATCGGTCAAGGCGGCCCGGTGGAGCGCCTTCTGGGCGCTGCTCTTCATCTCCCTGCTGTACCTTACCGCGCCCGCGACCGCGGCCTTCGCGCGGTACTACATGATCGACAGCCTGAACGGGAAGACTGTCCAGGAACTTCCGTCCTGGTTCGAGAACTGGGAGAAGACCGGCCTGATCCTGTGGATGGACGACGGAGACGGCGTCATGCGGTATTCGGCCGGTGACGACAACGAGATTTTCCGCGGCGGGTCCCTGTCGCACACGGAACTGTCCTCCATACAGGTCGACCACCAGTCCTGGCTCGATTCGGACGGCGCGGAGGGTGCGGATGGGCGCACGGCCCTCAGGGCCCGGGGGCTTTCCGGTCCGGACCGTGACATCATCGTGTTGGCGACGCCGGAAATGGCCGAACTGGCCAGCTGGATCATCGCGCTCGTCGCGGCTGGCGGTCTGGCGGCGGCCCTGTCCACGGCCAGCGGGCTGCTGCTCGTTATTTCGTCCAGTGTTTCCCACGACCTGTACTACCGCGTATTGCGCCCGAACGCGAGCGAGAGCCAGCGCCTTTCCGTGGGCCGCAGCGTGATCGGCGTAGCCGTGATCGTGGCCGGTGTATTCGGTATCTACCCGCCGGGTTTCGTCAGCCAGGTGGTAGCCTTCGCCTTCGGCCTCGCCGCCGCGAGCTTCTTCCCCGCCATCGTACTGGGCATTTTCAGCAAGCGCGTGGGTACGATACCCGCCGTGTGCGGTATCCTGGCCGGTATCGGCTTTACGGCTTTCTACATCATCGCGTGCGTGTTCTTCGGCATGGAAACCTGGACCTTCGGGCTGTTCGCCAACGGCATCAGTCCCCAGGGGATCGGGACGATCGGCATGCTGATCAACTTCGCCGTGACCCTGTCGCTCACGCCGCTCTTCCCCAGGCCCGGCCGGGAAATCGAGGCCATGATCGACTCGGTCAGAGAACCGGAGGACGCGGGTCCCGCGGTGATGATCGAGGCGGCCCCGGAACACTGA
- a CDS encoding glycosyltransferase family 9 protein, producing MSADPDRILVIKLRATGDVVLATPVIENLKRRFPRARLSFLTEEASADIVRWNPFLDELIALPIRRWERAGFRGSWREQARFYRNLRRRRFDLAIDLFGNPRSAVLTWLTGAPERVGYAFRGRRHAYNTVITPSGQTRHEVLFHLEALEAIDVPVAADRPSVAIPGTADGKAVRWLRENARGGRAVIGLNPGGGWAVKRWPPEFFGRLADALIDEYGADVLILWGPGEEGLAGQVAGAMNNRPLLLPAVTLSELGAFLKRCRLLVSNDSGPMHMAAALNVPTLGIFGPTDPRAQGPWGDGHGVVRQETVDCLGCNRVDCPIGNICMTTLEPREVLAKVRSFMPVEA from the coding sequence ATGTCCGCCGATCCCGACCGCATCCTGGTCATCAAACTGCGCGCCACCGGGGACGTCGTCCTCGCGACACCGGTCATCGAGAACCTGAAGCGGCGGTTCCCCCGGGCCCGTCTCTCTTTTCTGACGGAAGAGGCCTCCGCGGACATCGTGCGCTGGAATCCGTTCCTGGATGAACTCATCGCGCTGCCGATTCGACGCTGGGAACGCGCCGGTTTCCGGGGATCCTGGCGCGAGCAGGCGCGGTTCTACCGAAACCTGCGCCGGAGACGCTTCGATCTCGCGATCGACCTGTTCGGCAATCCGCGCAGCGCCGTGCTGACCTGGCTGACCGGGGCGCCTGAACGGGTCGGTTACGCCTTCCGGGGGCGCCGCCACGCCTACAACACCGTGATCACGCCCTCGGGCCAGACCAGACACGAGGTCCTGTTCCACCTGGAAGCCCTGGAGGCGATCGACGTCCCGGTTGCCGCCGACCGGCCGAGTGTCGCCATTCCCGGGACGGCCGACGGAAAGGCTGTCCGGTGGCTGCGTGAAAACGCCCGGGGAGGGCGAGCGGTCATCGGGCTGAATCCCGGAGGAGGATGGGCCGTCAAGCGTTGGCCGCCCGAGTTTTTCGGCCGCCTCGCCGATGCCCTGATCGATGAATACGGCGCCGACGTCCTGATCCTGTGGGGGCCGGGCGAGGAAGGGCTCGCCGGGCAGGTCGCCGGGGCCATGAACAACCGCCCCCTCCTTCTTCCGGCGGTGACGCTTTCGGAACTGGGCGCCTTCCTGAAACGCTGTCGTCTGCTGGTCAGCAACGACAGCGGTCCGATGCACATGGCCGCGGCGCTGAACGTCCCGACGCTCGGTATCTTCGGGCCCACCGACCCCCGGGCCCAGGGCCCCTGGGGCGATGGACACGGGGTGGTGCGGCAGGAAACCGTCGACTGTCTCGGCTGCAACCGGGTCGACTGTCCCATCGGCAACATATGCATGACGACCCTGGAACCCCGGGAGGTACTGGCGAAGGTGCGTTCGTTCATGCCAGTCGAAGCTTGA
- the rpmA gene encoding 50S ribosomal protein L27: protein MAHKKGVGSSRNGRDSNPKFLGVKTGDGMRVRAGNILVRQRGTRILPGNNVGRGNDDTLFALTDGIVQFRRYGKNRTQVHIADG, encoded by the coding sequence ATGGCCCACAAGAAAGGTGTAGGGAGCTCTCGAAACGGTAGAGACAGCAACCCCAAGTTTCTCGGGGTGAAAACCGGAGACGGCATGCGCGTCCGGGCCGGCAACATCCTCGTGCGCCAGCGTGGAACGCGGATTCTGCCCGGCAACAACGTGGGGCGCGGCAACGACGACACCCTGTTCGCCCTGACAGACGGCATCGTCCAGTTCCGCCGGTACGGGAAGAACCGCACACAGGTCCATATCGCCGACGGGTGA
- a CDS encoding glycosyltransferase family 2 protein → MSISIIIIARNEADRIEPCLRSARFADEIVLVDSGSTDDTVAIAQKYADRVIETEWLGYGPTKQVALEHVTGEWVLWLDADEHVPTDLRDEILAVVDTGAHAGYHIARKTLFLGHWIRHCGWYPGYVLRLFRRGAAPRFTDDEVHESLRIRGTTGYLKHPMIHDTDPTLHHYLSKFNSFTSLGARQLYLSGRRFRLTDLVFRPIFTLFKMYVLKRGFRDGLPGFILCGLSACHVFTKYAKLWHLHVRGSADVESGPAGSRSS, encoded by the coding sequence ATGTCCATTTCCATCATAATCATAGCACGGAATGAAGCGGATCGGATCGAACCCTGCCTCCGGAGCGCCCGGTTCGCCGACGAGATCGTGCTGGTGGACTCGGGGAGCACGGACGATACCGTGGCCATAGCGCAGAAGTACGCCGACCGCGTCATCGAAACGGAGTGGCTGGGCTACGGGCCGACCAAGCAGGTGGCCTTGGAGCACGTCACGGGGGAGTGGGTGCTCTGGCTGGACGCGGACGAGCACGTGCCCACGGACCTGCGCGATGAAATCCTCGCCGTTGTGGATACGGGCGCGCACGCCGGATACCATATCGCCCGGAAGACGCTGTTCCTCGGGCACTGGATCCGGCACTGCGGCTGGTATCCCGGCTACGTGCTGCGCCTCTTCCGGCGCGGGGCCGCCCCCCGGTTCACGGACGACGAGGTCCACGAGTCGCTGCGCATCCGGGGCACGACCGGATATCTGAAGCACCCCATGATCCACGATACCGATCCCACTCTCCATCACTACCTTTCCAAGTTCAACAGCTTTACCAGTCTCGGCGCGCGCCAGCTCTACCTGTCGGGCAGGCGTTTCCGTTTGACAGATCTGGTGTTCCGTCCGATTTTTACCCTGTTCAAGATGTACGTGTTGAAGCGGGGTTTCCGGGACGGCCTGCCGGGCTTCATCCTGTGCGGCCTTTCCGCGTGTCACGTTTTCACCAAGTACGCCAAGCTATGGCACCTGCACGTCCGCGGCTCCGCCGACGTCGAGTCTGGACCGGCGGGCAGTCGATCCTCCTGA
- a CDS encoding methyltransferase domain-containing protein, whose product MATKLDLGCGPFGKLEGAIGLDVNDAAHVDVVHDLDEYPYPFDDQQFDHIEMSHILEHIRQPSRAMDEVHRIARPGASVRIVTPHYSSQLSYGDLTHYHHFGYVTITQMCRDGRFRMDGCRLIFSDIYRVLGVSLLANWFPRRWEKYLAFILPGMYVEANLTVVKP is encoded by the coding sequence ATGGCGACGAAACTTGATCTGGGCTGCGGACCTTTCGGGAAGCTGGAGGGGGCCATCGGCCTGGATGTCAATGATGCGGCGCACGTGGACGTGGTCCACGACCTGGACGAATATCCCTATCCCTTCGACGACCAACAATTCGACCACATCGAGATGTCCCACATACTGGAACACATCCGCCAGCCGTCCCGGGCCATGGACGAAGTGCACCGCATCGCGCGGCCGGGCGCGTCGGTCCGCATCGTCACGCCCCATTACTCTTCGCAGTTGTCCTATGGCGACCTGACCCACTATCATCATTTCGGTTACGTGACGATCACCCAGATGTGCCGGGACGGCCGGTTCCGAATGGACGGCTGCAGGCTGATCTTCAGCGACATCTACCGGGTGCTCGGCGTCAGCCTGCTCGCGAACTGGTTTCCCCGCCGGTGGGAGAAATACCTCGCGTTCATATTGCCCGGCATGTACGTCGAGGCGAATCTGACCGTGGTCAAGCCTTGA